A stretch of the Gammaproteobacteria bacterium genome encodes the following:
- a CDS encoding carbonic anhydrase: MLSAAEALQRLREGNGRFVGRLRDSGHAEVSFDLDQLVADQRPFAIVLGCSDSRAPVEIIFDQGPGDLFVVRVAGNIVAPSLIGSIEFAATKFDTGLVVVLGHSRCGAIAESLAVMRGETTAPSDNLQEIIASIGPTLESLPHTCDQNELARRATRANVEHSMRELLRRSEILSRLVDEQRLTIVGAEYALESGRVEFFADGA, from the coding sequence ATGCTGTCGGCAGCCGAAGCATTACAGCGACTGCGGGAAGGTAACGGCCGGTTTGTCGGCCGCCTGCGTGATTCAGGGCACGCCGAGGTCAGCTTCGATCTGGACCAGCTGGTTGCCGATCAGCGTCCCTTTGCCATCGTGCTGGGCTGCTCCGACTCGCGTGCGCCGGTAGAGATAATCTTTGATCAGGGGCCGGGTGACCTGTTCGTGGTAAGGGTTGCAGGCAACATCGTTGCGCCGTCGCTGATTGGCAGCATCGAGTTTGCCGCCACCAAGTTTGATACCGGGCTGGTAGTGGTGCTGGGTCACAGCCGTTGCGGCGCCATTGCCGAGAGCCTGGCTGTCATGCGCGGTGAAACGACTGCGCCGTCGGACAACCTGCAGGAAATTATCGCCAGCATCGGGCCGACGCTGGAATCCCTGCCACATACGTGTGATCAGAACGAACTGGCGCGCCGGGCCACGCGCGCCAACGTCGAGCACTCCATGCGGGAGCTGCTGAGGCGCTCGGAAATTCTCAGCCGCCTGGTGGACGAGCAGCGCCTGACAATAGTTGGCGCCGAGTATGCGCTTGAATCCGGCCGGGTCGAGTTTTTTGCTGACGGGGCGTAG